The following proteins are encoded in a genomic region of Pseudomonadota bacterium:
- a CDS encoding prepilin-type N-terminal cleavage/methylation domain-containing protein has product MISLSDGFVKVPSSSLPGSRRGFTLLELIVVMVLMALGVSLITTSLGRGLGRRRPKAFVQQFVSLCRQARSQALAGGQPVHLTIDGEARRCLLEGRKPGLKIPEIVRIEVEDRV; this is encoded by the coding sequence ATGATATCACTTTCTGATGGCTTCGTAAAAGTTCCATCTTCTTCGTTGCCCGGCAGCCGCCGTGGCTTTACCTTGCTGGAACTGATTGTGGTCATGGTGCTTATGGCCCTGGGTGTTTCCCTGATTACCACCAGCCTCGGTCGGGGTCTAGGGCGACGGCGGCCCAAAGCCTTTGTTCAGCAGTTTGTCAGCCTCTGTCGCCAAGCTCGAAGTCAGGCCCTGGCCGGCGGTCAGCCGGTGCATTTAACCATTGATGGCGAGGCGCGGCGTTGTCTACTGGAGGGGCGAAAACCGGGCTTGAAAATTCCTGAAATCGTTCGCATTGAGGTGGAAGATCGGGTTT
- a CDS encoding type II secretion system F family protein: protein MPQFSYEVMNSRGERLVDAAEAPDREELLLRLQRQGLTLIRWLDASGKVRKPAQKGFQWRAKTGMGKSQLLDFTRELAHLTREDVPVDRALAILMEVAGDQSTRETAQYLRTSLQGGKNLSTAMADRPQEFNNLYVNMVRAGEAGGILPQILTKLGEFLEQSEEVRRYIISSSIYPSILLSVGFLSILIIVGFVVPRFADIFADLGQQLPLSTRILMSASHFLQRWWLILLALLAVFIFGGRRLARTPKGKSFLDRLSLRLPGLGSLGLDIQVSRFARTLGTLILSGVPLLKAIDISGKVVANSMIRLDIDRIYQQVKTGKRISQLMREGGLFPVKMVQMVTLGEETGQIGKMLETAASELDRTIEIRIKRYLALVEPIAILLMGLIIGAVVISMLSAILGINDITF, encoded by the coding sequence ATGCCACAATTCAGTTACGAGGTGATGAATTCCCGGGGTGAGCGGCTTGTTGATGCTGCTGAGGCCCCGGATCGGGAAGAGTTGCTTTTGCGTCTGCAGCGGCAGGGCTTGACCCTTATCCGTTGGCTCGATGCTTCGGGAAAAGTAAGAAAACCGGCGCAAAAAGGTTTTCAATGGCGAGCGAAAACCGGTATGGGAAAGTCCCAGCTGCTTGATTTTACCCGGGAACTGGCCCACCTCACCCGGGAGGATGTGCCGGTGGATCGGGCGCTGGCAATCCTTATGGAAGTGGCGGGTGATCAGTCAACCCGGGAAACGGCCCAATATCTGCGGACCTCACTGCAGGGAGGAAAAAACCTTTCGACCGCGATGGCTGACCGACCCCAGGAGTTCAACAACCTGTATGTCAATATGGTCCGGGCCGGGGAAGCCGGCGGCATTCTGCCCCAGATTCTGACCAAACTGGGAGAATTTCTCGAACAGTCGGAAGAAGTTCGTCGTTATATCATTTCCAGTTCAATCTATCCGTCTATTTTGTTGTCGGTGGGTTTTCTTTCCATTCTGATCATTGTCGGTTTTGTGGTTCCTCGTTTTGCCGATATTTTCGCTGACCTGGGCCAGCAGCTGCCCCTTTCAACCCGAATATTGATGTCGGCCAGCCATTTTCTCCAGCGCTGGTGGCTGATATTACTGGCCTTGCTTGCGGTGTTTATCTTTGGCGGACGTCGACTGGCTCGTACACCCAAGGGAAAAAGCTTTCTGGATCGTCTATCTCTGCGTTTGCCTGGTCTGGGTTCTCTGGGGCTTGATATCCAGGTGAGCCGTTTTGCCCGGACCCTGGGAACCTTGATTTTAAGCGGCGTGCCGTTGCTCAAGGCCATTGATATTTCCGGCAAAGTGGTAGCCAACAGCATGATTCGTCTTGATATCGACCGGATTTACCAGCAGGTGAAAACCGGCAAAAGAATCAGTCAGCTGATGCGGGAAGGGGGGCTTTTCCCGGTCAAAATGGTCCAGATGGTGACCCTGGGGGAGGAAACCGGCCAGATCGGCAAGATGTTGGAAACAGCGGCCAGTGAGCTGGATCGGACCATCGAAATCAGGATAAAACGCTACCTGGCACTGGTGGAACCGATTGCCATTTTATTGATGGGGTTGATCATCGGCGCCGTGGTTATCTCCATGCTTTCAGCGATATTGGGAATCAATGATATCACTTTCTGA